Proteins encoded in a region of the Pseudomonas denitrificans (nom. rej.) genome:
- a CDS encoding alpha/beta hydrolase codes for MRALLCLCLALLAGCAARDQVPDFNASEGKDLPATWFEAVITARDGTRLSATVFQPALKAGENAPLIVHTHGWGGWRVTGPDGYYGKNMMSGRAALRAWKAGFWVVSYDQRGWGGSDGRIEMMNPQFEVQDASAVIDWAATHLARLAMDGPNDPRVGMLGESYGGAVQLLASAEDSRIDAIVPIATWYDLADALAPDGQLKIGWGGVLVSLGLATGYDLGKFVQADYLHTTGGRMAAPVQAELHANSLASYCAAGRLPHADALLIQGLRDTLFPLDQGLQIRQCLKQGPADVRLLGMQGGHILPPPLQAWSGLPPFNNEPVIHCGSRAINLYTGIVAWYEEKLRKRPGAADGVPDLCISLDLDQGVALDDLPAPGPTVALPGTAIRPAVSGLLQPSRFIPLQRVSEHSALLGSAEVRLNQPLTERPEAQLFAALAIRSADGSTRRLDEQVKPLANQGSTRLNAVSASLSPGDEIGLLVSGFSDQYLFNSSWRIAPVELQGEVQLPNLIPLQPRVAGSL; via the coding sequence ATGCGCGCCCTCCTCTGCCTGTGCCTTGCGCTGCTCGCCGGCTGCGCCGCCCGCGATCAGGTCCCCGACTTCAACGCCAGCGAAGGCAAAGACCTGCCGGCCACCTGGTTCGAGGCCGTCATCACCGCCCGCGACGGCACCAGGCTCTCCGCCACCGTGTTCCAACCGGCGCTCAAGGCCGGCGAAAACGCCCCGCTGATCGTCCACACCCACGGCTGGGGCGGTTGGCGGGTGACCGGTCCGGATGGTTACTACGGCAAGAACATGATGTCCGGCCGCGCCGCGCTGCGCGCCTGGAAGGCCGGTTTCTGGGTGGTCAGCTACGACCAGCGCGGCTGGGGCGGCAGCGACGGGCGCATCGAGATGATGAACCCGCAGTTCGAGGTGCAGGACGCCAGCGCGGTGATCGACTGGGCTGCCACGCACCTGGCGCGGCTGGCAATGGACGGCCCGAACGATCCGCGCGTCGGCATGCTCGGCGAAAGCTACGGCGGCGCCGTGCAACTGCTGGCCTCCGCAGAAGACTCGCGCATCGATGCCATCGTCCCCATCGCCACCTGGTACGACCTGGCCGATGCCCTGGCACCGGATGGCCAGCTGAAGATCGGCTGGGGCGGCGTGCTGGTGAGCCTGGGGCTGGCCACGGGCTACGACCTGGGCAAGTTCGTCCAGGCCGATTACCTGCATACCACCGGTGGGCGCATGGCTGCACCGGTGCAGGCGGAGCTGCATGCCAACAGCCTTGCCAGCTATTGCGCGGCCGGTCGCCTGCCCCACGCTGACGCCCTGTTGATCCAGGGCCTGCGCGACACGCTGTTCCCGCTGGACCAGGGCCTGCAGATCCGCCAGTGCCTGAAACAGGGCCCGGCGGACGTGCGCCTGCTGGGCATGCAGGGCGGGCACATCCTGCCGCCGCCGTTGCAGGCCTGGAGCGGACTGCCACCGTTCAACAACGAGCCGGTGATCCACTGCGGCTCGCGGGCGATCAACCTCTACACCGGCATCGTCGCCTGGTACGAGGAAAAGCTGCGCAAGCGCCCCGGCGCCGCCGACGGCGTGCCGGACCTGTGCATCAGCCTCGATCTTGACCAGGGCGTGGCGCTGGATGATCTGCCGGCTCCCGGCCCCACCGTGGCATTGCCGGGCACCGCCATTCGCCCGGCAGTGAGCGGTCTGCTGCAGCCTTCACGGTTCATCCCCTTGCAGCGCGTCAGCGAACACAGCGCCCTGCTCGGCAGCGCCGAAGTACGCCTGAACCAGCCGCTGACCGAGCGCCCCGAGGCGCAGTTGTTCGCCGCCCTGGCGATTCGCAGCGCCGATGGCAGCACCCGACGCCTGGACGAACAGGTGAAACCGCTGGCAAACCAGGGCAGCACGCGGCTGAACGCCGTCAGCGCCAGCCTCTCGCCGGGGGATGAAATCGGATTGCTGGTGAGCGGGTTCAGCGACCAGTACCTGTTCAACAGTTCCTGGCGAATTGCGCCGGTAGAGCTGCAGGGCGAAGTACAACTGCCCAACCTCATCCCGCTGCAACCACGAGTCGCGGGCTCCCTGTAG
- a CDS encoding MaoC/PaaZ C-terminal domain-containing protein, producing MKRKLPSLLGSYSRMLLPRRGLGQGERVPYLAMDSRTLKFDLRHLRAYRQHFGLDPTLGVPLLYPQVISLPLHLRLLSRSRMPLSVVGLIHLRSHIQRYRLLDENEPLQFDCRILTSRRSELGLEVDVVTEAWHHDMLYWQSITTYLRRGDFLDGGSEPDPLPERAQWHTLEAPVHSGVQWRVPKIVGWRYAGLSGDFNPLHLSRLMASHYGFGKPFAHGMWAWRAA from the coding sequence GTGAAGCGAAAGTTGCCCTCCCTCCTGGGCAGTTACAGCCGCATGCTGCTGCCACGTCGTGGCCTCGGCCAGGGCGAGCGCGTGCCCTACCTGGCGATGGACAGTCGCACCCTGAAATTCGACCTGCGCCACCTGCGCGCGTACCGCCAGCATTTCGGCCTCGACCCGACGCTGGGCGTGCCGCTGCTCTATCCGCAGGTCATCAGCCTGCCGCTGCACCTGCGCCTGCTCAGCCGCTCGCGCATGCCGCTGTCGGTGGTCGGGCTGATCCACCTGCGCAGCCATATCCAGCGCTACCGCCTGCTCGACGAGAACGAGCCGCTGCAGTTCGACTGTCGCATCCTCACCAGCCGCCGCAGCGAACTGGGCCTGGAGGTGGACGTGGTCACCGAGGCCTGGCACCACGACATGCTCTACTGGCAGTCGATCACCACCTACCTGCGCCGTGGCGACTTCCTCGATGGCGGGAGCGAGCCCGATCCGCTGCCCGAGCGTGCCCAGTGGCACACCCTGGAAGCACCGGTGCATTCCGGTGTGCAGTGGCGCGTGCCGAAGATCGTCGGCTGGCGCTACGCCGGGCTCAGCGGCGACTTCAACCCGCTGCACCTATCGCGGCTGATGGCCTCGCACTATGGCTTCGGCAAGCCCTTCGCCCACGGCATGTGGGCCTGGCGCGCAGCCTGA
- the rlmM gene encoding 23S rRNA (cytidine(2498)-2'-O)-methyltransferase RlmM, whose protein sequence is MNTLLLHCRPGFENEVCAELSEHAARLDIPGYARAKPASAYVEFICMDADGADRLMRQLRFPELIFPRQWARGNGFTALPETDRIGAILEALAGFAQCGSLWLEVFDTNDGKELSTFCRKFEKPLRAALVKAGKLVEDPSLPRLLLTFRSGREAFIGIAEARNCAMWPMGIPRLKFPREAPSRSTLKLEEAWHHFIPRADWDRRLAPDMLAVDLGASPGGWTWQLVNREMRVVAVDNGPMAENLMYSGLVEHQRVDGYAFRPRQRMDWMVCDIVEKPARTGAMIETWIGEGLCREAIVNLKLPMKQRYAEVRRILDRLEESFRERGLKVQIGCKQLYHDREEVTCHLRRIEKGER, encoded by the coding sequence ATGAATACCCTCTTACTGCATTGCCGTCCGGGCTTCGAGAACGAGGTCTGTGCCGAGCTGTCCGAGCACGCCGCGCGCCTGGACATCCCCGGCTACGCCCGAGCCAAGCCGGCCTCCGCCTACGTCGAGTTCATCTGCATGGACGCCGATGGCGCTGACCGCCTGATGCGCCAGCTGCGTTTCCCTGAGCTGATCTTCCCGCGTCAGTGGGCGCGTGGTAACGGCTTCACTGCGCTGCCGGAAACCGACCGTATCGGCGCGATCCTCGAAGCCCTCGCCGGCTTTGCGCAATGCGGCAGCCTCTGGCTGGAGGTGTTCGACACCAACGATGGCAAGGAACTTTCGACTTTCTGCCGCAAGTTCGAGAAGCCCCTGCGCGCCGCCCTGGTGAAAGCCGGCAAGCTGGTGGAAGACCCCAGCCTGCCGCGCCTGCTGCTGACCTTCCGTTCCGGCCGCGAGGCCTTCATCGGCATTGCCGAGGCGCGCAACTGCGCCATGTGGCCCATGGGCATCCCGCGGCTGAAGTTCCCCCGCGAGGCGCCCAGCCGTTCGACGCTGAAACTGGAAGAGGCCTGGCACCATTTCATTCCCCGCGCCGACTGGGACCGCCGCCTGGCGCCGGACATGCTTGCCGTGGACCTGGGCGCATCGCCCGGCGGCTGGACCTGGCAATTGGTGAACCGGGAGATGCGCGTGGTCGCCGTGGACAACGGGCCGATGGCGGAGAACCTGATGTACTCCGGGCTGGTCGAGCACCAGCGCGTTGACGGTTACGCCTTCCGTCCGCGCCAGCGCATGGACTGGATGGTCTGCGACATCGTCGAGAAGCCCGCGCGCACTGGAGCGATGATCGAAACCTGGATCGGCGAGGGGCTGTGCCGCGAGGCCATCGTCAACCTCAAGCTGCCGATGAAGCAGCGCTACGCCGAGGTGCGGCGCATCCTCGACCGCCTGGAGGAGTCCTTCCGCGAGCGCGGGCTCAAGGTGCAGATCGGCTGCAAGCAGCTCTACCACGACCGTGAGGAAGTGACCTGCCACCTGCGCCGCATTGAGAAGGGCGAGCGCTAG
- the acnA gene encoding aconitate hydratase AcnA: MPAVDSLNSLRTLEVAGKTYHYYSLPEAAKSLGDLGKLPMSLKVLLENLLRWEDDNTVTGDDLKALAGWLKTRSSEREIQYRPARVLMQDFTGVPAVVDLAAMRDAMAKAGGDPQKINPLSPVDLVIDHSVMVDKFASQSAFAQNVEIEMERNGERYAFLRWGQNAFDNFRVVPPGTGICHQVNLEYLGRTVWTKDEDGRTYAFPDTLVGTDSHTTMINGLGVLGWGVGGIEAEAAMLGQPVSMLIPEVIGFKLTGKLKEGITATDLVLTVTQMLRKKGVVGKFVEFYGDGLADLPLADRATIANMAPEYGATCGFFPVDEITLGYLRLSGRPDDAVKLVEAYSKAQGLWRETGHEPVFTDSLQLDMGDVEASLAGPKRPQDRVALGHVSQAFDDFLGLQIKPASTEEGRLLSEGGGGAAVGAAAQTGEADYQHDGHTYRLKNGAVVIAAITSCTNTSNPSVMMAAGLLAKKALEKGLQRKPWVKSSLAPGSKVVTEYFHAAGLTRYLDELGFDLVGYGCTTCIGNSGPLLDPIEKAVQQADLTVASVLSGNRNFEGRVHPLVKTNWLASPPLVVAYALAGSVRTDLTKDPLGTGKDGQPVYLKDIWPTQKEIADAVQKVDTAMFHKEYAEVFQGDEKWRAIQVPDAQTYTWQDDSTYIQHPPFFEHIAEAPPKVADIQGANILAVLGDSVTTDHISPAGNIKKDSPAGRYLSEHGVAYADFNSYGSRRGNHEVMMRGTFANIRIKNEMLGGEEGGNTLYVPTGDKLAIYDAAMRYQQDGTPLVIVAGKEYGTGSSRDWAAKGTNLLGVKAVIAESFERIHRSNLVGMGVLPLQFQDGQDRKALKLTGKEVLSISGLSGELKPHMNLKVTVKREDGSQDSFEVLCRIDTQNEVEYFKAGGILHYVLRSLI, translated from the coding sequence ATGCCCGCAGTGGATAGCCTGAACAGCCTGCGCACCCTTGAGGTCGCCGGCAAGACCTATCACTACTACAGCCTGCCTGAAGCGGCGAAGAGTCTGGGAGACCTGGGCAAGCTGCCCATGTCCCTGAAAGTCCTGCTGGAAAACCTGTTGCGCTGGGAGGACGACAACACCGTCACCGGCGACGACCTCAAAGCCCTGGCCGGCTGGCTGAAGACCCGCAGCTCCGAGCGAGAGATCCAGTACCGCCCCGCCCGCGTGCTGATGCAGGACTTCACCGGCGTACCGGCGGTGGTCGACCTCGCCGCCATGCGCGACGCCATGGCCAAGGCCGGCGGCGACCCGCAGAAGATCAACCCGCTGTCCCCCGTCGACCTGGTCATCGACCACTCGGTGATGGTGGACAAGTTCGCCAGCCAGTCCGCCTTTGCCCAGAACGTCGAGATCGAGATGGAGCGCAACGGCGAGCGCTACGCCTTCCTGCGCTGGGGGCAGAACGCCTTCGACAACTTCCGCGTGGTGCCGCCGGGCACCGGCATCTGCCACCAGGTCAACCTGGAGTACCTGGGGCGCACCGTCTGGACCAAGGACGAGGACGGCCGTACCTACGCCTTCCCCGACACCCTGGTCGGCACCGACTCGCACACCACCATGATCAACGGCCTCGGCGTACTCGGTTGGGGCGTGGGCGGCATCGAGGCGGAAGCGGCCATGCTCGGCCAGCCGGTGTCGATGCTGATTCCCGAGGTGATCGGCTTCAAGCTGACCGGCAAGCTGAAGGAAGGCATCACCGCCACCGACCTGGTGCTGACCGTCACCCAGATGCTGCGCAAGAAAGGTGTCGTCGGAAAATTCGTCGAGTTCTATGGCGACGGCCTCGCCGACCTGCCGCTGGCCGACCGCGCCACGATCGCCAACATGGCCCCGGAATACGGCGCCACCTGCGGCTTCTTCCCGGTGGACGAGATCACCCTGGGCTACCTGCGCCTGTCCGGCCGCCCGGACGACGCGGTCAAACTGGTGGAGGCCTACAGCAAGGCCCAGGGCCTGTGGCGCGAGACAGGCCACGAACCGGTATTCACCGACTCCCTGCAACTGGACATGGGCGACGTCGAGGCCAGCCTCGCCGGGCCCAAGCGCCCGCAGGACCGCGTCGCCCTCGGCCATGTCAGCCAGGCCTTCGATGACTTCCTCGGCCTGCAGATCAAACCCGCCTCCACCGAGGAAGGCCGCCTGCTCAGCGAGGGTGGTGGTGGCGCCGCCGTGGGCGCGGCAGCCCAGACCGGCGAGGCTGACTACCAGCACGACGGCCACACCTATCGGCTGAAGAACGGTGCCGTGGTGATTGCCGCCATCACCTCCTGCACCAACACTTCCAACCCCAGCGTGATGATGGCCGCCGGCCTGCTGGCGAAGAAGGCGCTGGAGAAGGGCCTGCAGCGCAAGCCCTGGGTGAAGAGCTCGCTGGCTCCCGGCTCCAAGGTGGTCACCGAGTACTTCCACGCCGCCGGCCTGACCCGTTATCTCGACGAGCTGGGCTTCGATCTGGTCGGCTACGGCTGCACCACCTGCATCGGCAACTCCGGCCCGCTGCTCGACCCCATCGAGAAGGCCGTGCAGCAGGCGGACCTGACCGTCGCCTCGGTGCTCTCCGGCAACCGCAACTTCGAAGGCCGCGTTCACCCGCTGGTTAAGACCAACTGGCTGGCCTCGCCGCCGCTGGTGGTCGCCTATGCACTGGCCGGCAGCGTACGCACCGACCTGACGAAAGACCCACTGGGCACCGGCAAGGATGGCCAACCGGTCTATCTGAAGGACATCTGGCCGACCCAGAAGGAAATCGCCGATGCCGTACAGAAGGTCGACACGGCGATGTTCCACAAGGAGTACGCCGAAGTCTTCCAGGGCGATGAGAAATGGCGTGCGATCCAGGTGCCGGACGCCCAGACCTACACCTGGCAGGACGATTCCACCTACATCCAGCATCCGCCGTTCTTCGAGCACATCGCCGAGGCGCCACCGAAAGTCGCGGATATCCAGGGCGCCAACATCCTCGCGGTACTGGGCGACTCGGTGACCACTGACCACATCTCCCCCGCCGGTAACATCAAGAAGGACAGCCCCGCCGGCCGCTACCTCAGCGAGCACGGCGTGGCCTATGCCGACTTCAACTCCTACGGCTCGCGCCGTGGGAACCATGAGGTGATGATGCGCGGCACCTTCGCCAACATCCGCATCAAGAACGAGATGCTCGGCGGCGAGGAAGGCGGCAACACGCTCTACGTTCCCACCGGCGACAAGCTGGCGATCTACGACGCCGCCATGCGTTACCAGCAGGACGGCACGCCGCTGGTCATCGTCGCCGGCAAGGAATACGGCACCGGTTCGTCCCGCGACTGGGCGGCCAAGGGCACCAACCTGCTGGGCGTGAAAGCCGTGATCGCCGAAAGCTTCGAACGTATCCACCGCTCCAACCTGGTGGGCATGGGCGTGCTGCCGCTGCAGTTCCAGGACGGCCAGGACCGCAAGGCGCTGAAGCTGACCGGCAAGGAAGTGCTGAGCATCAGCGGCCTGTCGGGCGAGCTGAAGCCGCACATGAACCTCAAGGTCACGGTGAAGCGCGAGGACGGCAGCCAGGACAGTTTCGAGGTGCTCTGCCGCATCGATACCCAGAACGAAGTCGAGTACTTCAAGGCCGGCGGCATCCTCCACTACGTGCTGCGCAGCCTGATCTAA
- the cprA gene encoding cationic peptide resistance protein CprA (CprA (cationic peptide resistance A) is an SDR family oxidoreductase by homology) produces the protein MNPDYAERIATQPFRYAPGAARSLLLTGATGFLGGSVAAHLIADGHSLALLFLVRAETPEQGLERLRDNLRLHCVPEAALEGLQENQILCGDLLDTAWMQGERARLMRVEQVINCAAVASFSKNPSIWPVNVEGTFAFARLLSQSRNLKRFLHVGTAMCCGPQRESPVCESWDFPDSEEQLVDYTASKAEIERRMREELPSLPLVVARPSIVVGHRELGCRASGSIFWVFRMGFALESFTCGLDEQIDVIPVDYCAEALVALALKPTLSHSLYHISAGHGSACTFGEIDRAYADARGEEPVGARYRKVSSEDLRELAGSFESRIGKANPRLVLRALRLYSGFADLNYLFDNQRLLDEGIAAPPRFTDYLDVCVHSSRDVSIPAQMQWDFK, from the coding sequence ATGAACCCCGATTACGCTGAACGCATTGCCACCCAACCCTTCCGATACGCCCCCGGCGCCGCGCGCAGCCTGTTGCTGACTGGCGCTACCGGCTTCCTTGGCGGCTCCGTTGCCGCTCACCTGATCGCCGACGGTCACAGCCTGGCGTTGCTGTTCCTTGTCCGGGCAGAAACTCCGGAGCAGGGCCTGGAGCGGCTGCGCGACAACCTGCGCCTGCACTGCGTGCCGGAGGCTGCGCTGGAGGGCCTTCAAGAGAACCAGATTCTCTGCGGCGACCTGCTGGACACCGCGTGGATGCAGGGCGAGCGCGCCCGCCTCATGCGTGTGGAGCAGGTGATCAACTGCGCGGCGGTGGCCTCGTTCTCGAAGAACCCGAGCATCTGGCCGGTAAACGTCGAGGGCACCTTTGCGTTTGCCCGCCTGCTCAGCCAGTCGCGCAACCTCAAGCGCTTCCTCCATGTAGGGACCGCCATGTGCTGCGGCCCGCAGCGCGAGTCGCCAGTGTGCGAGTCCTGGGATTTCCCCGACAGCGAAGAGCAACTGGTGGACTACACCGCCTCCAAGGCCGAGATCGAGCGGCGCATGCGCGAGGAACTGCCGTCGTTGCCGCTGGTGGTGGCGCGCCCGTCCATCGTGGTTGGGCACCGTGAACTGGGTTGTCGTGCGTCGGGGAGCATTTTCTGGGTGTTCCGCATGGGCTTCGCCCTGGAGAGCTTCACCTGCGGCCTGGACGAGCAGATCGATGTGATCCCGGTGGACTACTGCGCCGAAGCGCTGGTAGCCCTGGCGCTGAAGCCGACACTGAGCCACAGCCTCTACCACATCTCTGCCGGCCACGGTTCGGCGTGCACCTTCGGCGAGATCGATCGCGCCTATGCCGACGCTCGTGGCGAGGAGCCTGTGGGCGCGCGTTATCGCAAGGTCAGCAGCGAGGACCTGCGCGAGTTGGCCGGCAGCTTCGAGAGCCGCATCGGCAAGGCCAACCCACGCCTGGTGCTGCGGGCGTTACGCCTGTACAGCGGCTTCGCGGACCTCAACTACCTGTTCGACAACCAGCGTCTGCTGGATGAGGGCATCGCCGCGCCGCCGCGCTTTACCGACTACCTCGACGTGTGCGTGCACTCCTCGCGGGATGTCAGCATCCCGGCTCAGATGCAGTGGGACTTCAAGTAA
- a CDS encoding alpha/beta family hydrolase, which translates to MDKGTSRNIDSDQLAPETPVAGACGPLSLLRNPARRELSATLVLAHGAGAPMDSPFMDDIAARLAERGISVVRFEFPYMAMRREDGKRRPPNPQKQLLECWRQVYAQVRAEVQGRLAIGGKSMGGRMASLLADELGADALVCLGYPFYAAGKPEKPRVAHLADLQTPTLIVQGERDALGDRPTVEGYSLSPAIQLQWLAAADHDLKPLKASGLTHEQHLESTAARIEAFLLR; encoded by the coding sequence ATGGATAAAGGCACTTCCCGGAATATTGATTCGGATCAATTGGCACCTGAGACCCCTGTCGCGGGCGCCTGCGGTCCTTTGTCGCTGCTGCGGAACCCGGCACGGCGCGAACTGTCAGCGACGCTGGTTCTGGCGCACGGAGCGGGTGCGCCGATGGACAGTCCGTTCATGGACGACATTGCCGCGCGCCTGGCCGAAAGGGGTATCTCCGTGGTGCGCTTCGAGTTCCCCTATATGGCTATGCGCCGGGAGGATGGAAAGCGCCGTCCGCCAAACCCCCAGAAGCAGTTGCTCGAGTGCTGGCGGCAGGTTTACGCGCAGGTCCGCGCCGAGGTGCAGGGCAGGCTGGCCATTGGCGGCAAGTCCATGGGCGGGCGGATGGCCAGCCTGCTGGCGGACGAGCTTGGCGCTGATGCGCTGGTCTGTCTCGGCTACCCGTTCTACGCCGCCGGCAAGCCGGAGAAGCCTCGGGTTGCCCATCTCGCCGATCTGCAGACACCGACCCTGATCGTGCAGGGCGAACGTGATGCGCTGGGCGATCGCCCCACGGTCGAGGGCTACTCGCTGTCGCCGGCAATCCAGCTGCAGTGGCTGGCCGCTGCCGACCACGACCTCAAACCGCTCAAGGCTTCCGGGTTGACCCACGAGCAGCATCTGGAAAGCACCGCCGCGAGGATCGAAGCTTTTCTATTGCGCTAA
- the ccoN gene encoding cytochrome-c oxidase, cbb3-type subunit I → MSTTNQTAYNYKVVRQFAIMTVVWGIVGMAVGVLIAAQLVWPDLNLGLPWTSFGRLRPLHTNAVIFAFGGCALFATSYYSVQRTCQTRLFSDTLASFTFWGWQLVILCAAITLPLGMTSSKEYAELEWPIDILITIVWVSYAIVFFGTLMKRKTKHIYVGNWFFGGFILTVAILHVVNNLEIPVSLTKSYSLYSGATDAMIQWWYGHNAVGFFLTAGFLGMMYYFVPKQAERPVYSYRLSIVHFWALIAVYIWAGPHHLHYTALPDWAQSLGMVMSLILLAPSWGGMINGMMTLSGAWHKLRTDPILRFLVVSLAFYGMSTFEGPMMAIKTVNALSHYTDWTIGHVHAGALGWVAMVSIGSLYHMIPKVFGREQMHSVGLINTHFWLATIGTVLYIASMWVNGITQGLMWRAVNSDGTLTYSFVEALAAGHPGFIVRMIGGAIFLLGMLVMAYNVWRTVAAAKPAEMQAAAQMA, encoded by the coding sequence ATGAGCACAACCAATCAGACCGCTTATAACTATAAGGTGGTCCGCCAGTTCGCCATTATGACAGTGGTGTGGGGGATCGTCGGCATGGCCGTCGGTGTCCTGATCGCCGCGCAACTGGTGTGGCCGGACCTTAACCTCGGCTTACCGTGGACGAGCTTCGGCCGCCTGCGTCCGCTGCATACCAACGCGGTGATCTTCGCCTTTGGCGGCTGCGCACTGTTCGCCACCAGCTACTACTCGGTGCAGCGTACCTGCCAGACCCGCCTGTTCTCCGACACCCTCGCTTCCTTCACCTTCTGGGGTTGGCAGCTGGTGATCCTGTGTGCCGCCATCACCCTGCCGCTGGGCATGACCTCCTCCAAGGAGTACGCCGAGCTGGAATGGCCGATCGACATCCTGATCACCATTGTGTGGGTTTCCTACGCCATCGTCTTCTTCGGCACGCTGATGAAGCGCAAGACCAAGCACATCTATGTGGGCAACTGGTTCTTCGGCGGCTTCATCCTGACCGTGGCCATCCTGCACGTGGTCAACAACCTGGAAATCCCGGTCAGCCTGACCAAGTCCTACTCGCTGTACTCGGGCGCCACAGACGCCATGATCCAGTGGTGGTACGGGCACAACGCCGTGGGCTTCTTCCTGACTGCCGGCTTCCTGGGGATGATGTACTACTTCGTGCCCAAGCAGGCCGAGCGTCCGGTCTACTCCTACCGCCTGTCCATCGTGCACTTCTGGGCACTGATCGCCGTCTACATCTGGGCCGGCCCGCACCACCTGCACTACACCGCCCTGCCGGACTGGGCTCAGTCCCTGGGCATGGTGATGTCCCTGATCCTGCTGGCTCCGAGCTGGGGCGGCATGATCAACGGCATGATGACCCTCTCGGGCGCCTGGCATAAGCTGCGCACCGACCCGATCCTGCGCTTCCTGGTGGTTTCCCTGGCCTTCTACGGCATGTCCACCTTCGAAGGCCCGATGATGGCCATCAAGACCGTCAACGCCCTCTCCCACTACACCGACTGGACCATCGGCCACGTACACGCCGGCGCTCTGGGCTGGGTAGCCATGGTCTCCATCGGCTCGCTCTACCACATGATCCCGAAGGTCTTCGGTCGCGAGCAGATGCACAGCGTGGGCCTGATCAACACCCACTTCTGGCTGGCCACCATTGGCACCGTTCTGTACATCGCCTCGATGTGGGTCAACGGCATCACCCAGGGCCTGATGTGGCGCGCAGTGAACTCCGACGGCACCCTCACCTACTCCTTCGTCGAAGCCCTGGCCGCTGGCCACCCCGGCTTCATCGTGCGGATGATCGGTGGTGCCATCTTCCTGCTGGGCATGCTGGTCATGGCCTACAACGTCTGGCGCACCGTCGCTGCCGCCAAGCCGGCTGAAATGCAAGCCGCGGCGCAGATGGCCTGA
- the ccoO gene encoding cytochrome-c oxidase, cbb3-type subunit II, whose amino-acid sequence MKHEVLEKNVGLLALCMAVAVSIGGLTQIVPLFFQDVTNTPVEGMKPYTALQLEGRDVYIREGCVGCHSQMIRPFRAETERYGHYSVAGESVWDHPFLWGSKRTGPDLARVGGRYSDDWHRAHLYNPRNVVPESKMPAYPWLVENKLDGKDTAKKLEVMRVMGVPYTDDDIAGASDSVKGKTEMDAVVAYLQVLGTSIKNKR is encoded by the coding sequence ATGAAACACGAAGTACTCGAGAAAAACGTCGGCCTGCTGGCCCTGTGCATGGCCGTCGCCGTCAGCATCGGCGGCCTGACCCAGATCGTTCCGCTGTTCTTCCAGGACGTCACCAACACCCCGGTGGAAGGCATGAAGCCCTACACCGCACTGCAACTGGAAGGCCGTGACGTGTACATCCGCGAGGGCTGCGTAGGTTGCCACTCGCAGATGATCCGTCCGTTCCGCGCCGAGACCGAGCGCTACGGCCACTACTCCGTCGCCGGCGAAAGCGTCTGGGACCACCCGTTCCTCTGGGGCTCCAAGCGTACCGGTCCGGACCTGGCCCGCGTCGGCGGGCGCTACTCGGACGACTGGCATCGCGCGCACCTGTACAACCCGCGCAACGTGGTGCCGGAATCGAAGATGCCCGCCTACCCCTGGCTGGTCGAGAACAAGCTCGACGGCAAGGACACGGCGAAGAAACTGGAAGTGATGCGTGTCATGGGCGTGCCCTACACGGACGACGACATCGCTGGCGCCAGCGATTCCGTCAAAGGCAAGACCGAAATGGACGCGGTGGTCGCGTACCTGCAGGTCCTCGGCACCTCCATCAAGAACAAGCGGTGA
- a CDS encoding CcoQ/FixQ family Cbb3-type cytochrome c oxidase assembly chaperone translates to MDIGTIRGLGTVIVMVAFVGVLLWAYGGKRKERFDEDALLPFADDPAAKRHAEQEQASRSNNA, encoded by the coding sequence ATGGATATCGGGACCATTCGCGGCCTCGGCACCGTCATCGTGATGGTGGCCTTCGTCGGCGTACTGCTCTGGGCTTACGGCGGCAAACGCAAGGAGCGCTTCGACGAAGACGCGCTACTGCCCTTCGCGGATGACCCGGCAGCCAAGCGTCACGCTGAGCAAGAGCAAGCTTCTAGGAGCAACAACGCATGA